Proteins encoded within one genomic window of Budorcas taxicolor isolate Tak-1 chromosome 12, Takin1.1, whole genome shotgun sequence:
- the TMEM255B gene encoding transmembrane protein 255B: MHPLPPPVPGPLALLDTTGFVRRKKTALWFVGALLVVSASILTVGLAATTRTENVTVGGYYPGIVLGFGSFLGIIGINLVENRKQMLVAAIVFISFGVVAAFCCAVVDGVFAARHIEPRPLMAGRCRFHSSGAGYLHDVHQLEVACPSPSGGCLLKVKSNTCYCCDLYDCQGARSPTVYHEFVGVSTCRDALHLYWLLWASAVLNVLGLLLGVVTAAILGAFKDAVPLAQLAYGPSTAPRVLYDPAQQILACSGVRPGPPAVPTCSSYPLPLQLPGGFPASPGSDLPLPEDSQPQSSSSCRHPISIPTHLLPGEKPPPYTP; this comes from the exons ATGCACCCGCTCCCGCCGCCGGTGCCCGGGCCCCTGGCCCTGCTGGACACGACAG GGTTTGTGAGAAGAAAGAAGACGGCCCTGTGGTTTGTGGGGGCTCTGCTGGTGGTGTCGGCCTCCATCCTGACCGTCGGCCTGGCCGCGACCACGAGGACTGAGAACGTGACCGTGGGCGGCTACTATCCCGGCATCGTT CTGGGCTTTGGATCTTTCTTAGGAATTATTGGCATCAACCTGGTggagaacagaaaacaaatg CTGGTGGCGGCCATCGTGTTCATCAGCTTTGGCGTGGTGGCGGCCTTCTGCTGCGCCGTCGTGGACGGCGTGTTCGCCGCTCGGCACATT GAGCCCAGGCCCCTCATGGCGGGCAGGTGCCGGTTCCACTCCAGCGGAGCTGGCTACCTACACGACGTCCACCAGCTGGAG GTGGCCTGTCCCTCCCCGAGCGGTGGGTGTCTGCTGAAGGTGAAGAGTAACACTTGCTACTGCTGCGACCTCTATGACTGCCAGGG TGCCCGGAGCCCCACCGTTTATCACGAGTTCGTGGGCGTCAGCACCTGCCGGGACGCGCTCCATCTCTACTGGCTGCTCTGGGCCTCGGCCGTGCTCAACgtcctggggctgctgctgggggTCGTCACTGCTGCCATCCTGGGGGCCTTCAAGGATGCG GTCCCGCTGGCCCAGCTGGCCTATGGCCCGTCTACAGCGCCTCGGGTCCTCTATGACCCTGCCCAGCAGATCCTAGCCTGCTCAGGCGTCCGCCCCGGGCCCCCAGCAGTCCCAACCTGCTCGTCCTACCCGCTGCCTCTCCAG CTGCCCGGTGGCTTCCCGGCCTCACCCGGCTCCGACCTCCCTCTGCCCGAGGACTCGCAGCCCCAGTCCAGCTCCAGCTGCCGCCACCCCATCAGcatccccacccacctcctcccTGGGGAGAAGCCCCCTCCCTACACACCGTGA